In Candidatus Methanomethylophilus alvi Mx1201, a genomic segment contains:
- a CDS encoding helix-turn-helix domain-containing protein, with protein sequence MKEILSKIGVDISELARRFDISRPTVYKYIKNYTEGNKATIPEKIKAFFDFVSIDTNQNTDDAKRFLLNSFPTSAESGIVETDQALESILQKFCDEKQTKDNFLSLVLPTGSRKTTSVIRFITDYIASGGERKIFFITTLKKNLPINIEEPAEDVLRKSFDEYGIGDLYDERVMMVDSLANMLLKNYPLLSAPDKTNCRSIMGEKRITELNDLISSLGEIDESAKAYKEMFSKFREFEGVFRKALVGKLEYLSRDPKERKRIVTEEREWKWVPKLYPTVFTDDKQVFLMSMAKFVSTHDTIVNGRYSLYDSKLIDNSFIFIDEFDATKETVLERIIDADKDEADYVGIFRRIFRTLEHNQDIWKEYYRNPEDDEDGRRTVSAKDVLEIKERAEALAKDYNLECDFKLADSEPLTYIFRDNRIIKTGKNREFIVEYDEVERINLIRSVNAEEDQLEYKRTITSMLGRMYGLFRHFEAVFYILALNHMSVQESKGKPLTRDAAIRTMLDPYDFNEAQTKYLVNAIKFRPPKRANSRDPTPDTSFYEAGFEFFNFVDNDNHNLSTKIFCTSVKRTPEKMLMRTLDRAHGAKVVGISATARLRTVVGNYDFRYLKNQEDFSEYKISQQDRDRLREMFAKTVDCYEGRVNIIPKLIDSRYDIKEIIKNKRTAADLKDYLGQYTGNDIYIAKRYLRVFRAFYEFINAEDARSLLCFLNIFPREKGSNREETFSAELLRKIFVQIIDDYTEGLTASGRVVPDYLEKMKSEPFVTIKSDNFDKHKENLLNRLSKGEKIFVITTYSTVGAGQNLQYKIPSSVVPNIRYISSLAEPSKVDKKDFDAIYVDMPTNVAKNIKEKERLDLLSSLFDIESLQENHELDLRGARNEISIRFAQYYGAPPTAKRKKAMEYPSYRMAYARRIIQAIGRICRTFAKNSNIYIFADDQLGEVFKGTSIRDFADPNDRDSDLEEVMANPEFKCLLRELQNSSANPNESVLKELLDNESVKTQAYIDSMLRNKTWSTSSMRGWNSIREYVLTFPTLSADSKLDMVYNMYHSFDKPANCLRYRQEKDYHEVYIDPEGDCEVSEADARLADFLKIPSVSPMFGEPETADYESMPSIDELEVLHYANHFGMNTAIMCPALYHNIYKGALGEVSGKAILTDWGVEVKEIEDPSKFEKFDYVSGNGTYLDFKHWAGPGSLDNKKLIEWSFQKLKMIGGTKAIIVNVLKPKDYAGSSIGYTIHGNAETYRDRNGEIIDCTGLTIITVPYLYDCDNETAKENFESRKTITKEAI encoded by the coding sequence TGCGAAGAGGTTCCTTTTGAATTCCTTCCCTACTTCCGCTGAATCGGGAATCGTTGAAACCGATCAGGCCTTGGAATCGATTCTTCAAAAGTTCTGTGATGAGAAGCAGACGAAAGACAATTTCCTGTCACTGGTTTTGCCTACTGGTTCCAGAAAGACAACAAGCGTCATTCGCTTTATTACCGACTACATAGCAAGCGGCGGCGAACGCAAGATATTCTTTATTACTACATTAAAGAAGAATCTGCCTATCAACATTGAAGAACCCGCAGAGGATGTGCTGAGAAAAAGTTTCGATGAATATGGGATAGGTGACCTTTACGACGAAAGGGTGATGATGGTAGATTCTTTGGCGAATATGCTGCTCAAGAACTATCCTCTTCTCAGTGCCCCCGATAAGACGAACTGTAGATCCATCATGGGTGAGAAAAGAATCACCGAATTGAACGATCTTATCAGCTCTCTTGGTGAAATAGACGAATCGGCCAAAGCGTACAAGGAGATGTTCTCCAAATTCAGGGAATTCGAAGGTGTTTTCAGAAAAGCATTGGTTGGAAAACTAGAATATCTTTCTAGGGATCCCAAGGAAAGAAAACGCATCGTCACCGAAGAACGCGAATGGAAATGGGTCCCCAAACTCTATCCCACCGTATTCACCGATGATAAACAGGTTTTCCTTATGAGTATGGCAAAGTTCGTGAGTACTCACGACACCATAGTGAACGGTCGCTATTCTCTTTACGATTCTAAATTGATTGACAATTCGTTCATTTTTATCGACGAATTCGATGCAACGAAAGAGACCGTCCTCGAAAGGATCATCGATGCAGACAAGGACGAAGCGGATTACGTTGGGATATTCAGACGCATATTCAGAACATTGGAGCATAATCAGGACATCTGGAAGGAATACTACCGCAATCCCGAAGATGATGAAGATGGAAGAAGAACAGTCTCCGCCAAGGATGTTCTCGAAATCAAAGAGAGAGCGGAGGCACTGGCAAAAGACTACAATCTCGAATGCGATTTCAAACTTGCCGATTCCGAACCGCTTACATACATCTTCCGTGACAACAGGATAATAAAAACCGGAAAGAACAGAGAGTTCATCGTTGAGTACGATGAAGTGGAAAGAATCAATCTCATCCGCAGCGTGAATGCTGAAGAGGATCAACTCGAATACAAGAGAACTATTACCTCGATGTTGGGTAGGATGTATGGTCTGTTCAGACATTTCGAGGCGGTTTTCTACATATTGGCACTCAACCATATGAGTGTTCAGGAGTCCAAAGGAAAGCCCCTCACACGCGATGCAGCGATACGCACGATGCTGGATCCATATGATTTCAACGAGGCACAGACAAAGTATCTGGTTAACGCAATCAAGTTCAGACCACCCAAAAGAGCTAACAGCAGAGACCCTACTCCAGATACTTCCTTCTACGAGGCGGGATTCGAATTCTTCAATTTCGTAGACAACGATAATCACAATCTCTCCACCAAGATATTCTGTACTTCGGTCAAGAGAACACCCGAGAAGATGCTCATGCGCACACTCGACAGGGCGCATGGGGCAAAAGTCGTTGGGATATCAGCTACCGCCAGGCTGCGCACCGTTGTCGGAAACTATGATTTCCGCTACCTGAAGAACCAGGAGGATTTCTCTGAGTACAAAATCAGCCAGCAGGATCGCGATCGTCTAAGGGAGATGTTCGCCAAGACCGTGGATTGCTACGAAGGGCGCGTCAACATCATACCCAAACTTATTGACAGCAGGTACGATATCAAGGAGATAATAAAGAACAAGAGGACAGCGGCGGATCTGAAAGACTATCTGGGTCAGTACACTGGTAATGATATTTACATAGCAAAGAGGTATCTCCGCGTTTTCAGGGCATTCTATGAATTCATCAATGCGGAGGATGCAAGATCCCTGCTATGTTTCCTCAACATATTCCCCCGTGAAAAAGGATCCAACAGGGAAGAAACGTTCAGTGCCGAACTTCTCAGAAAGATCTTCGTTCAGATTATCGACGATTACACTGAAGGGTTGACGGCATCGGGACGTGTAGTACCAGACTATCTGGAAAAGATGAAAAGCGAACCTTTCGTCACAATAAAATCGGATAACTTCGACAAACACAAGGAAAATCTTCTCAACAGACTTTCTAAGGGAGAAAAGATTTTCGTTATCACCACATATTCAACTGTAGGTGCGGGGCAGAACCTTCAATACAAGATTCCATCGAGTGTAGTTCCGAACATAAGATACATCAGTTCTTTGGCGGAACCATCGAAGGTCGATAAGAAGGATTTCGATGCCATCTATGTGGATATGCCTACGAATGTGGCCAAGAACATTAAGGAGAAAGAGAGACTGGATCTCCTCTCCTCACTGTTCGATATTGAATCCCTTCAGGAAAACCACGAGCTGGATCTGAGAGGTGCCCGGAACGAGATCTCCATAAGATTCGCTCAGTACTATGGCGCTCCCCCTACTGCCAAGCGCAAGAAGGCGATGGAATATCCGAGTTACCGTATGGCCTATGCGCGTAGGATAATTCAGGCTATAGGCCGCATATGCAGGACATTTGCCAAGAATTCGAATATCTATATCTTCGCCGATGATCAGTTGGGAGAGGTATTCAAAGGCACATCCATAAGGGATTTCGCCGACCCCAACGACCGCGATTCCGATCTGGAAGAGGTGATGGCGAATCCCGAATTCAAATGTCTTCTCAGAGAGCTTCAGAATTCATCCGCCAATCCTAACGAGAGTGTGCTGAAAGAACTCTTGGATAATGAATCTGTAAAGACCCAGGCATACATAGATTCGATGCTCAGGAATAAAACATGGTCCACCAGTTCCATGAGGGGATGGAATAGCATTCGCGAATATGTATTGACGTTCCCCACACTCTCGGCCGATTCTAAACTTGACATGGTCTACAATATGTATCATTCCTTCGACAAGCCGGCAAACTGTCTCAGATACCGCCAGGAGAAGGACTACCATGAAGTGTATATCGATCCGGAAGGAGATTGCGAGGTCTCCGAAGCGGATGCGAGACTGGCAGACTTCCTGAAGATCCCAAGCGTAAGCCCTATGTTCGGCGAACCCGAAACCGCGGACTATGAATCAATGCCATCCATTGATGAATTGGAGGTATTGCATTATGCTAATCATTTCGGAATGAATACTGCGATTATGTGTCCCGCACTCTACCACAACATCTACAAAGGCGCACTCGGAGAGGTCTCCGGTAAAGCGATTCTTACGGATTGGGGGGTCGAAGTGAAGGAGATAGAAGACCCCTCGAAGTTCGAGAAGTTCGATTATGTTTCGGGAAACGGTACGTACCTGGATTTCAAACACTGGGCCGGACCGGGATCGTTGGATAACAAGAAACTGATAGAGTGGTCGTTCCAGAAACTGAAAATGATCGGGGGGACTAAAGCAATTATCGTGAATGTTCTGAAACCGAAGGATTATGCCGGTTCTTCTATCGGATACACAATCCACGGGAATGCCGAAACATACAGGGACCGTAACGGAGAGATTATCGATTGCACTGGATTGACCATAATTACAGTACCTTACCTGTACGATTGCGACAACGAAACTGCCAAGGAGAATTTCGAATCTAGAAAAACAATAACAAAGGAGGCGATTTGA